One window from the genome of Eucalyptus grandis isolate ANBG69807.140 chromosome 7, ASM1654582v1, whole genome shotgun sequence encodes:
- the LOC104418484 gene encoding uncharacterized protein LOC104418484, translated as MDYGDSTSFSALHRLGNHVGVHPGFHFSPRCGHTDVLVYTGICSLMGSLSVMSVKARGTSLKLTFEGKNQLIYSGDLVLYVGGGYMCSYPNELSQQGLSQDVIQL; from the exons ATGGATTATGGCGACTCAACCAG CTTTTCTGCTTTACATCGACTTGGTAATCATGTTGGTGTTCATCCTGGTTTCCATTTTTCACCTAGATGTGGGCACACGGATGTGCTAGTTTACACTGGCATCTGCTCATTAATGGGCTCTCTCTCG GTGATGAGTGTGAAAGCCCGTGGGACTTCTTTGAAGTTGACTTTTGAGGGGAAGAATCAGTTGATCTATTCCGGAGACTTGGTTCTTTATGTTGGTGGTGGCTACATGTGTAGTTACCCAAATGAATTATCTCAACAAGGTCTGTCCCAAGATGTTATCCAACTTTAA